The proteins below come from a single Methanothrix thermoacetophila PT genomic window:
- a CDS encoding CDC48 family AAA ATPase, whose amino-acid sequence MWEVKELQLKVAKAYPNDSARGIARLDPSALLTLRLSPGDIIEIEGKKITAAKVWRADRQDWIQDYIRIDGFIRQNAGVGISDRVKVRKARYSDAARIVLAPPAGSHMQFGPDAVDMIKRQTLKRPVVAGDILPVMSTSGQAFLGRMEAIPLVVTATDPGGIVVITDRTEILLMDKPARGVGSIKATGVTYESVGGLRAEVQRVREMIELPMKHPEVFRKLGIDPPKGVLLYGPPGTGKTLIAKAVANESGASFFSIAGPEIMSKYYGESEQRLREIFEEANSNTPSIVFIDELDSIAPKRSEVTGEVERRVVAQLLAMMDGLKERGQLVVIGATNRIDAIDPALRRPGRFDREIEIGVPDRDDRVEILQIHVRNMPLADDVNLEELANRTHGFVGADIAALCKEAAMKALRRYLPDLGTEDDIPPEIVESMKVTRDDFEMALKEIEPSAMREVLVELPKVSWDSVGGLGQIKQELIEAIEWPLKRPERFEHMGIKPPKGILLYGPPGTGKTLIAQAVANETNANFISVRGPQLLSKWVGESERAIREIFRKAKQVSPTIIFFDELDAIAPMRGMDEGARVTERVVNQLLAEMDGLEDLKNVIVIGATNRPDMIDPALLRSGRFDRLIMIGPPDRDGRLEILRIHASRIPNSEDVNLEELAELTDGYVGADLGALCREAVLLALRENENAEIVEMKHYLEALKRVRPSVEESMISYYERISERFRGGGRVESSSLIGYR is encoded by the coding sequence GTGTGGGAAGTCAAAGAACTTCAGCTCAAGGTGGCGAAGGCCTATCCGAATGACTCGGCCAGAGGCATAGCCAGGCTTGATCCGAGCGCGCTCCTCACCCTGCGCCTTTCCCCCGGAGATATCATCGAGATAGAGGGGAAGAAGATCACAGCCGCGAAGGTCTGGCGTGCGGATAGACAGGACTGGATTCAGGATTACATAAGAATAGATGGCTTCATCAGGCAGAACGCTGGCGTTGGCATAAGCGATCGCGTGAAGGTGAGGAAGGCCAGGTACAGCGACGCTGCCAGGATTGTGCTGGCGCCGCCCGCTGGCTCACACATGCAGTTCGGCCCAGACGCGGTGGATATGATAAAGAGACAGACACTGAAGCGTCCTGTAGTCGCTGGTGATATTCTTCCGGTGATGAGCACATCCGGCCAGGCGTTCCTGGGCAGAATGGAGGCGATTCCTCTCGTCGTAACAGCCACCGATCCCGGCGGGATCGTGGTGATAACAGACAGAACTGAGATCCTCCTCATGGACAAGCCTGCGCGCGGCGTCGGCTCGATAAAGGCGACCGGGGTCACATACGAGAGCGTCGGAGGGCTGCGGGCAGAGGTCCAGCGGGTCAGGGAGATGATCGAGCTCCCCATGAAGCACCCAGAGGTCTTCAGAAAGCTGGGGATCGATCCGCCGAAGGGTGTTCTTCTTTACGGTCCCCCAGGCACCGGCAAGACCCTCATCGCGAAGGCGGTTGCCAATGAGAGCGGAGCCAGCTTCTTCAGCATAGCCGGACCTGAGATAATGTCCAAGTACTACGGAGAGAGCGAGCAGAGGCTCCGCGAGATCTTCGAGGAGGCGAACAGCAACACACCATCGATAGTATTCATAGACGAGCTGGATTCGATAGCTCCAAAGCGCAGCGAGGTGACTGGCGAGGTCGAGAGAAGGGTTGTGGCGCAGCTTCTCGCGATGATGGATGGCCTCAAGGAACGAGGCCAGCTTGTTGTCATAGGTGCCACAAACAGAATAGACGCGATAGATCCGGCACTGCGCAGGCCCGGCAGATTCGACAGGGAGATAGAGATAGGTGTTCCGGACAGGGATGATCGCGTGGAGATACTCCAGATCCACGTCAGGAACATGCCACTCGCAGATGATGTGAATCTGGAGGAGCTGGCGAACAGGACACATGGATTCGTTGGAGCAGACATCGCTGCTCTCTGCAAGGAGGCTGCGATGAAGGCTCTCCGCAGGTATCTTCCGGATCTCGGAACCGAGGACGACATACCCCCTGAGATCGTGGAGAGCATGAAGGTGACCAGAGATGACTTTGAGATGGCACTCAAGGAGATCGAGCCGAGCGCGATGAGGGAGGTTCTGGTGGAACTCCCGAAGGTCAGCTGGGACAGCGTCGGCGGCCTAGGCCAGATCAAGCAGGAGCTGATAGAGGCGATAGAGTGGCCTCTTAAGCGACCGGAGAGGTTCGAGCATATGGGGATAAAGCCGCCGAAGGGCATACTGCTCTACGGACCGCCGGGAACGGGCAAGACTCTGATAGCGCAGGCTGTTGCAAACGAGACGAACGCGAACTTCATCTCCGTCAGAGGTCCGCAGTTGCTCTCGAAATGGGTCGGGGAGTCTGAGAGGGCGATAAGGGAGATATTCAGAAAGGCGAAGCAGGTCTCGCCTACGATAATATTCTTTGACGAGCTCGATGCGATAGCGCCAATGAGAGGCATGGACGAGGGCGCACGTGTCACTGAACGTGTCGTCAATCAGCTGCTTGCAGAGATGGATGGCCTAGAGGATCTGAAGAACGTAATAGTGATCGGAGCGACCAACCGGCCTGATATGATTGACCCTGCGCTCCTCCGCTCTGGAAGGTTCGACAGGCTGATAATGATAGGTCCGCCTGATCGCGATGGAAGGTTGGAGATCCTCAGGATTCATGCATCCAGGATTCCAAACTCTGAGGACGTCAACCTTGAGGAGCTTGCAGAGCTAACAGACGGATATGTCGGTGCAGATCTAGGCGCTTTATGCAGAGAGGCTGTGCTCCTCGCGCTCAGGGAGAACGAGAATGCAGAGATAGTCGAGATGAAGCACTACCTTGAGGCTCTGAAGAGGGTCAGGCCGAGCGTGGAGGAGAGCATGATAAGCTACTACGAGAGGATAAGCGAGCGTTTCAGGGGTGGCGGCAGGGTCGAGTCGAGCTCTCTCATAGGCTACAGGTGA
- a CDS encoding PRC-barrel domain-containing protein, which translates to MKKVFASDLAGKEIVTVDGIVLGELENITFNADTGELVDLVVKPDRNLSRVRYRADGKFVRIPFSAVCAIKDYIVVDEGKSILSRGQGRD; encoded by the coding sequence ATGAAGAAGGTCTTCGCCTCGGATCTCGCCGGCAAGGAGATAGTCACAGTTGACGGCATCGTCCTGGGAGAGCTGGAGAACATAACCTTCAATGCGGATACAGGCGAGCTAGTTGATCTTGTCGTCAAACCGGATCGCAACCTGAGCCGCGTGAGGTACAGAGCGGATGGCAAATTCGTTCGAATCCCTTTCAGCGCGGTGTGTGCGATAAAGGATTACATAGTGGTCGACGAGGGAAAGTCGATTCTCTCCCGTGGGCAGGGGCGCGATTAG
- a CDS encoding GvpL/GvpF family gas vesicle protein encodes MRESDLRDAIAEMVRAEVKAIGDELAPVISEVVRAELMPALRAAIREAILRELSTYSGDADFREVSQGSVFSEPEKIKNVTAEAVAPETVPSNENGLYLYCIVDASVSTSLGHMGIDGCEVYTIPHEGVSAVVHSCPLEPYRSDDEETVKRWVKSHQEVVELAAERFGTVMPFGFDTIIMPKEFCTAEEVLKKWISDELDEIRAKMERIQGKKEYGIQIFYDPLVFTKRVEDESDDVRIIKEEMASKPPGIAYMYRQRLEAAVRRRMDELIGAYFKDFYERIQSNADDIKVEKVRKSDGDMVMMMNLSVLASDEKALGQALDGIAAEPGISVQFTGPWQPYSFV; translated from the coding sequence ATGAGGGAGAGTGATCTGAGAGATGCGATCGCAGAGATGGTCAGAGCTGAGGTCAAAGCGATCGGCGATGAGCTGGCTCCTGTGATTTCAGAAGTGGTGCGGGCGGAGCTCATGCCGGCGCTCAGGGCTGCGATAAGAGAGGCGATACTCAGAGAGCTGAGCACATACAGTGGAGATGCTGATTTCCGTGAAGTCAGCCAGGGAAGTGTCTTTTCCGAACCGGAGAAGATCAAGAATGTGACAGCAGAAGCGGTTGCACCAGAGACCGTCCCCTCAAATGAGAATGGCCTTTATCTTTACTGCATTGTGGATGCGAGTGTGTCCACGAGCCTTGGACACATGGGGATCGACGGATGTGAGGTATACACAATCCCACACGAAGGGGTATCAGCGGTGGTTCACAGCTGCCCCCTGGAGCCGTACAGGAGTGACGATGAGGAGACTGTGAAGAGATGGGTCAAATCACACCAGGAGGTGGTTGAGCTAGCAGCTGAGAGGTTCGGGACTGTGATGCCGTTCGGCTTCGATACGATCATAATGCCGAAGGAATTCTGCACGGCAGAAGAGGTTCTCAAGAAGTGGATCTCAGATGAGCTCGATGAGATACGGGCGAAGATGGAGAGGATCCAGGGCAAGAAGGAGTACGGGATCCAGATCTTCTACGATCCCCTGGTTTTCACCAAGCGGGTCGAAGATGAGAGCGATGATGTGAGGATAATCAAGGAGGAGATGGCATCAAAGCCTCCCGGCATCGCATACATGTACAGGCAGAGGCTCGAAGCTGCTGTGAGGAGAAGGATGGATGAGCTCATCGGTGCGTATTTCAAAGATTTTTATGAGAGGATTCAGAGCAATGCGGATGATATAAAGGTGGAGAAGGTCAGGAAATCCGATGGAGACATGGTTATGATGATGAACCTCTCTGTGCTCGCCAGCGACGAAAAAGCTCTCGGCCAGGCTCTGGACGGAATCGCGGCAGAGCCCGGGATCTCTGTCCAGTTCACGGGACCTTGGCAGCCTTATTCGTTTGTATGA